The DNA window tagatttttctactgtattattgattgtatgtttgtttattccatgtgtaactctgttgtatgtgtcgaactgctttgcattatcttggccaggtcgcagttgcaaatgagaacttgttctcaactagcctggttaaataaaggtgaaataaatacatttatatttttaaacTCGATTTCTAGAAAAGATAACGTTGCCATTTCACCAGTAGGCTATATTGACTGTTGAGAACAATGTGGTTGAGGCGGCAGCAGCATGAATGCAGTTGAATGCATCTTGACTTTATAAAATATCCATAGCTTAAGAAATTAGATCTTGCTGCTGTTGCCCGTTTTTTGAGTGTTTGTTTACTACTGATTACTGTAATCCGATGCGATTATCAATTGAGCTCCAAGCTTCACGCAACCGCAACATGTATAAAGCAATTGCATTTTATGAGTGCGACTGTTTTTAAAAGGCTTTACAATGTGATTTCATTAGAAAAAAAAATCTTTAGTGTTTACATTGATCTAAACGGTCAAATGACCGttgatttttaaaaatccaaCACCCATTTAGCACAGAATAAGCAcatgtctcttcctcctccttcttggtcttgtatttttcttcttgATCTATTTCTCTTATTAGAATTACTAGAATAATAAGTGTTACTTTGATCAATATTAGGCCTAGTAGGCTAGTAGCCTTGCTTAATCTGTCCACCATCGAGCTTATCGTGTTACAGCTGTCACTTAGGCCTCAATCAATCATTAAttcatgtcatcacacagcatGATTCATGCATCTTTTTTTTACGATAAGGCATTTTATTTTGAAAATGAAAAAAGAGCCGGTCTAACTGAATTTCTTACGAGGTTACCATTAATTGTTTTACGAGATTTGTTTGATTTGTTAAATTTCCATAATTTGAGTCATTACTGAATTATTTACTCCTCCGTTTTTATTGCCAGTAAGAAACTGCTAGCCGTTGGCTcctaacagctgagaactgcaGGCTAACTGGCAAGCACAAACAGTCAACAACTTCAGGTGTACTGTGACCCCCATAAATAGTCCAATCGCCACCTAGTTAGAACTGACAAATGCACAGGCAAAGAAGATAATTATTCTGTCAAGGAAAATGATTGATATTAATATACATTGTTTAGGCATACTAAGACAAAAGAAACGTGACCTACTGTGTACATGATTACACAGTGTAGGAATTGAAGAATTGTTTAAAATGCTGGAAGTGAAATCTGGAATTATACAGTTACCTAAACGGATGAGCAAAAGCTGTATGCATTAAGGAAATGGACGTCTGGCTCTAAGTGCATGTTGTGTTCAGTGATTTAAGCAAATAACTGGGCTATTAACTGAAGTTTTACTGTAAAGATATTTTCAACTGAACATCCATCATTTGAATAATTGATCAAAAGCCCCATGTTGTGGATGCATGTTATTCTGAAATAACTGCATCAAGCCTAGGCCTGATTAGGAAAACATTTGGATCAGTTACCTCACCGTACCTTCTATGGTTGCGTTTACACAGGTAGCCCAATTCtgatttttattttaatttttttcactaattggtcttttgtcCAAACAGATCAGCTTTTGCCCATAAGtgggcaaaatatcagaattgggctgccttttTGTAAACGcggcctaacacacacacacacacacacacacacaattacactctctctcgctttctctttcttccccatAGACTGCTCTGGAGGTGCTGtgtgagatggagaggcaggaTCTGCTGACAGAGGACAGACTGGATGAGCTACAGAGGATACTGGAGGAGTGTGACACACAGCTGGCCCACACAGTACGGCAGCATAGAGAAGGTACATATTGACACACAGCTGGCCCACACAGTACGGCAGCATAGAGAAGGTACATATTGACACAGCTGGCCCACACAGTACGGCAGCATAGAGAAGGTACATATTGACACACAGCTGGCCCACACAGTATGGCAGCATAGAGAAGGTACATATTGACACACAGCTGGCCCACACAGTACGGCAGCATAGAGAAGGTACATATTGACACACAGCTGGCCCACACAGTACGGCAGCATAGAGAAGGTACATATTGACACACCTGGCTAGCCGGTACAAGTCACTctcactgttctctcttctctctcacaccaCTCTCTTGCGCTGATTTGATAGTTCAGTATATTAAAATATTGTTATTTGTTTCATGTGGTTGCTGTTTTTCAGCaaggggcagtgtgtcacagcaggAGTACTCTGTTCAGCCAATCAGCAACCAGGAACAGCAACTCAGCTCCCCTCAGTCACTACAGAGCCTGTCTATATCAGAGACACGGCCCAACTGTAagtctcacagacacacacacacacacacacacacacacacacacacacacacacacacacacacacacacacacacacacacacacacacacaagtagttGAAGTGTGTTCTTGTCCCTTGTCCACAGGTGAACGTGGGCAACGCACAAGGTTGTACTCTGATGCAATGACGGAAACTCagcctgggtctgggtctgggcctGACCAGGTGACCACTTCACCGACGCAATCCTGGAAGACCTCTGAGGTTAGACAGTGGGATAGAATCTAACATTTGGTTGATTTTTGTCCATGGTGGTAactcctgtgtgtgtttgcccAACAGATGGAGCACTATTCCATGACCTGTAATCCTCGGGGGACGTGCTTAATCATCAATAACTACCACTTCATGGTATTTTCAGgtctgacagacagaccaggaACTGAGCAGGACGAGAGTAGGCATGCTCGCTCATTGGTTGATATTATGAGCCTGATCTCATTCAGTGAAGCCCATTTGTCAACCTGGATGTTAAattctcccatctgtctctctgtctgtgtgtagagGCTCTGCATAATGTGTTCTCCAGGTTGGGGTTTAAAGTGGAAGTGTGTAGGGACCTGACAGAGAATACCATGTTGGGTGCGGTAGAGGAGCTTGCAGGGCGGAGTCACATACAGGCAGACGCTCTGGTGAGTAGTGAGGTCATAATTCTCCAGTCTCTTCAGGAGGTACAGTAGCTCTACTCTTGAAGCCCAATTGGACTCCAATTAATTAAAGTAGGTTGAACTACTCTAATCCCTGTGCCTGGTCCTAGGTGGTGTGTGTGCTGTCCCATGGGGAGAAGGGTTGTGTGCTTGGGACAGATGGGGGGGAGGTGCCCATTCGCTCCCTCACACAACCCTTCACCAGCAAGCAGTGCCCTTCTCTGATGGGCAAACCCAAACTGTTCTTCATCCAGGCCTGCCAGGGGAAGGGCTTCCAGCAAGGGGCCCTATTCATCCCCTCCATAAGGCAGAGCAAGGGGCGGTATGAGGCAGACGCCGGCGCCATCGAGTCCATCCCCTGGGATGCAGACTTCCTGATCGGTATGGCAACAGTAGAGGAGTGCAAGTCATTCCGAAACACTAAGGAAGGTTCCATCTACATCCAGGAGCTCTGCAAACAGCTGGAGTGGGGAGCGGACAGGTGAATTAGAAGGGAAGCGGGTTAGGTTTGGCATTAACCATAGAGATTTATTAAGATCATTACATAGAAATTACCCATTTTTGGGATGTTGCCATTAAGGGATTCCACCATTTTAAAGGCctaatgcagctgtttttatatcaatatcaaatcatttctgggtaacaattaagtaccttactgtaatagttTTTCATATTTTTTGTTGTGCTTTTTAGAAAACTTTCTCAAGACAGTATTTTGCTCTGATTGTCTGGGAATGGTCTGAGTAGGGAGGGGGAAACTTAAAACTAGCTCTTATTGACAGATTTGGAACCCTCTTCGTTATTAGTCTATAAACCAATTTACTGCcttgtgatgtcaccaggcaagcCCAAACTTAATTTTGACTACACTTTaaatagtcaactgggtgggaatTCGTACGGGTTGGGAGCGATCGGCCAATGATCAGACCCTTATTGTCTTCTTCAAATTGGTTTGTTTAGTTTGTAAATGGCTTTAAGCTATAtgactgccatctagtggtcacAAATTCATTTCACAtaagtaatatatgccatttatcagacgcttttatccaaagcgacttacagtcatgtgtgcatacattctacgtatgggtggtcccggggatcgaacccactaccctggcgttacaagcgccatgctctaccaactgagctacagggaccACACACATAAGATTTGGTTCAAGACTCCAGCACTGCAGGTGGCCATATAAGCTTGCCACTTTTTTTCATACATCAAAAGAAGAAATGTGACTATTTtaaaatggagatggcctcaatgaCGCTGCCCATGCAGTCACAGACACCATGATGGCAGATACAAGGTTGTTATcgctgggctcccgagtggcataAGTCACTGCATCTCGGTGCTTGAGGCATCACCACAGACGCGCTGGTTTcgaatccaggttgtatcacaaccggccatgattgggagtcccatagggtggcgcacaattggctcaacGTCTTCTGGGTTTGACCAtcacattgtaaataagaatttttttgtcttaaataaaggttaaacgcATACATCTCTATAACAGGTGAGAGATGTATTGTGATGTGtatttcctgtttcctgtgtaGAGAGGAGGATATTCTGTCGGTGCTGACGCGTGTGAATCGTGAGGTCAGCAGAGGAGTGTATAGAGACTCCAAGCAGATGCCCGAGCCCAAGTACACCCTCACCAAGAAACTCTTCCTCCCCTACTTCTGAAACACCTCTGGTTGGCTGACTTAAAGCGTCAAATCTTGTCCCTCCTTTTGGATGGAGACACTTCAGAAAGGCTGTCATGTCTGAACAGTAAGCTGTCACTCTCAGGAACCCTACCACAGCAGCCTCTACTGTGGCCCATCTCCCATAAGACGGTGTGTTGAACATTGGTTGGCATGTCTGATTTCCTGAAAGATGTTTCAAACTCATGagattttaatacatttttccaTTAAATGCTGGAAATTGTGGAACGTTTTCTTTATCTGTAATAAATGTGTTCTGGAGATGATCAGTAAAATGGGTGTCTATTTTTCTATTAGCCATGTTTCACATTTTTAAAGTTCAACAAGATGTCTCTAATTCTGAGGAGAATGTTATTTAATAAGCCTTCAGCAACCAACCTTCGATTAAAATATTTATTTCCAGGTATAAAATATGTTAAGGTGAAAGGCAGGTAAGAACATGATTGTAAAAAATTACCCAAATTAGGAAAGAAGATCAAATCACAACATGCAATAAAGTCAAGCTTAAGCAATGTGTTGATATCGACTACTTCaaatcaattttatttgtcacatgcacatggttagcagatgttaatgcgagtgtagcgaaatgcttgtgcttctagttccgacaatgcagtaataaccaacaagtaatctaactaacaattcctaaactactgtcttatacacagtgtaaggggataaagaatatgtacataaggatatttgaatgagtgatggtacagagcagcataggcaagatacagtagatggtatcgagtgcagtatatacatataagaggagtatgtaaacaaagtggcatagttaaagtggctagtgatacatatattacataaggatgcagtcgatgatagagtacagtatatacgtatgcatatgagatgaataatgtaggataagtaacattatataaggtagcattgtttaaagtggctagtgatatatttacatcattcccatcaattcccattattaaagtggctggagttgagtcagtgtcagtgtgttggcagcggccactcaaagttagtggtggctgtttaacagtctgatggccttgagatagaagctgtttttcagtctctcggtcccagctttgatgcacctgtactgacctcgccttctggatgatagcggggtgaacaggcagtggctcgggtggttgatgtccttgatgatctttatggccttcctgtaacattgggtggtgtaggtgtcttggagggcaggtagtttgcccccggtgatgcgttgtgcagacctcactaccctctggagagccttacggttgagggcggagcagttgccgtaccaggcggtgatacagcccgccaggatgctctcgattgtgcatctgtagaagtttgtgagtgcttttggtgacaagccgaatttcttcagcctcctgaggttgaagaggcgctgctgcgatgctgtctgtgtgagtggaccaattcagtttgtctgtgatgtgtatgccgaggaacttaacttgctaccctctccactactgttccatcgatgtggataggggcgtgttccctctgctgtttcctgaagtccacaatcatctccttagttttgttgagtgtgaggttattttcctgacaccacactccgagggccctcacctcctccctgtaggccgtctcgtcg is part of the Oncorhynchus keta strain PuntledgeMale-10-30-2019 chromosome 15, Oket_V2, whole genome shotgun sequence genome and encodes:
- the casp8 gene encoding caspase-8, with protein sequence MDLRLLSHIDEELDSSEVAALCFLCRDVLNRKRLETVADGRGLFLRLQEKSLLKDHYFLSQLLSVIGRLDLHRLLETDSRQTEQTAHTQTDSCPALSQYRRMLYKVSEDVTKENLTKMKFLLSDKLPRGRLDPCTTALEVLCEMERQDLLTEDRLDELQRILEECDTQLAHTVRQHREARGSVSQQEYSVQPISNQEQQLSSPQSLQSLSISETRPNCERGQRTRLYSDAMTETQPGSGSGPDQVTTSPTQSWKTSEMEHYSMTCNPRGTCLIINNYHFMVFSGLTDRPGTEQDEKALHNVFSRLGFKVEVCRDLTENTMLGAVEELAGRSHIQADALVVCVLSHGEKGCVLGTDGGEVPIRSLTQPFTSKQCPSLMGKPKLFFIQACQGKGFQQGALFIPSIRQSKGRYEADAGAIESIPWDADFLIGMATVEECKSFRNTKEGSIYIQELCKQLEWGADREEDILSVLTRVNREVSRGVYRDSKQMPEPKYTLTKKLFLPYF